From Halobacteriovorax sp. GB3, a single genomic window includes:
- a CDS encoding PulJ/GspJ family protein, with translation MHSNSSSSQNGFSLLEVLVGLFLITFISMGMISTIDTVTTNLDTLSDEDPPYYQVESFFQKIQQDINAIYTPLYYTVEQSSKASSDENSSYDQRAKAYDNSETFPKVAQDARPIPLLDSPEKNTLIIYTSNHRRVLKNSKQSNYSWIRYSVTDMEKSPDDEYEDKNKDYNQRIVRTSIAENVYAPQFDWDSQKKITLLENVKQLQFLFWKKDEGSIGIKGKFVDNIKLLNGKAPRLFKVKVLWSNPGLGPREFNRVFRVQWPNFDTKKDWEEYQKALKANQKNTKSNNTPANGGFLGNGLSQDEDEEDRGAEE, from the coding sequence ATGCACTCTAATTCATCCTCATCACAAAATGGTTTCTCTCTGTTAGAAGTCCTTGTTGGTCTTTTTCTGATTACTTTTATATCAATGGGAATGATCTCAACGATCGATACAGTCACAACAAACTTAGATACTCTTTCAGATGAAGACCCTCCTTACTATCAAGTAGAATCGTTCTTTCAAAAGATTCAACAAGACATTAATGCCATCTACACGCCACTCTATTATACAGTTGAGCAATCGAGTAAAGCTTCAAGTGATGAGAACTCTTCCTATGATCAAAGGGCCAAGGCCTATGACAATTCAGAAACTTTTCCAAAAGTAGCGCAAGACGCTAGACCAATTCCCCTATTAGATTCTCCAGAGAAAAATACACTCATTATTTATACAAGTAACCATAGGCGCGTTCTAAAAAATAGTAAGCAATCAAATTATTCTTGGATACGCTACAGTGTGACAGATATGGAAAAAAGCCCTGATGATGAGTATGAGGATAAAAATAAAGACTATAACCAACGCATTGTTAGAACCTCTATTGCAGAGAATGTCTATGCTCCTCAATTTGACTGGGATTCTCAAAAGAAAATTACACTTCTTGAAAATGTAAAACAGCTTCAATTTCTATTTTGGAAAAAAGATGAAGGTTCCATTGGTATCAAAGGAAAATTTGTCGACAATATAAAACTTCTCAATGGTAAGGCCCCAAGACTTTTCAAGGTAAAGGTTCTTTGGAGTAACCCAGGTCTAGGTCCAAGAGAATTTAATCGTGTCTTTCGCGTTCAGTGGCCAAACTTTGATACTAAGAAAGATTGGGAAGAATACCAAAAAGCACTGAAGGCCAATCAAAAAAATACGAAATCAAATAACACTCCGGCCAATGGAGGCTTCTTAGGTAATGGTCTCTCCCAAGATGAAGATGAAGAGGATAGGGGCGCAGAAGAGTAA
- a CDS encoding pilus assembly FimT family protein, whose protein sequence is MNKFVQNKQGFTLIEILVALAILALTATMMIGFFDTDRAELDKAASTLEKAVALSESEAIYRNSFTRIFFDLKSDTDLEYSDNPVILSTPQIYTVQYGTDSKITIDPELFQIDEDEDDEELLALSKKQEQNFQPLPELEEGKVEIASTVRIFSIGSSLLKSNVTEGKIALYTFPNGEKDAGIIILGTTSELVSLTIEPFSSRTERRYYDIRGKQIEEIREIVEGIYNEWLKK, encoded by the coding sequence ATGAATAAATTTGTTCAAAATAAGCAAGGGTTCACGCTCATTGAGATTCTCGTGGCCCTTGCTATCCTAGCACTTACAGCAACGATGATGATCGGTTTTTTTGATACCGACCGCGCCGAGCTAGATAAAGCGGCATCAACTCTAGAAAAAGCTGTTGCTCTTAGCGAATCTGAAGCAATTTATCGAAACTCATTTACAAGAATTTTCTTTGATTTAAAAAGCGATACTGACCTAGAATACTCAGATAACCCAGTTATTCTTTCGACGCCTCAAATCTATACTGTTCAATATGGAACAGATAGCAAGATCACGATAGATCCTGAGCTGTTTCAAATTGATGAAGATGAGGACGATGAAGAGCTTTTAGCTCTTTCAAAAAAACAAGAACAAAATTTTCAACCCCTTCCTGAGCTTGAAGAAGGTAAAGTAGAAATTGCCAGTACTGTACGCATTTTCTCTATTGGATCTTCTTTGCTAAAATCTAATGTAACGGAAGGAAAAATAGCTCTTTATACATTCCCTAATGGAGAGAAAGATGCAGGGATTATTATCCTTGGAACAACTTCCGAGCTAGTCTCCTTAACCATAGAGCCCTTCTCATCTCGTACAGAAAGAAGGTATTATGATATTAGAGGCAAACAAATAGAAGAAATTAGGGAAATTGTAGAAGGAATCTACAACGAATGGCTCAAAAAATAG
- a CDS encoding type II secretion system protein GspK, translated as MKNTRKNQEGFTLVIVLISLVTLTFLSMEIMTLNEWNSYKGYNIVDKAQAKLNAESGINVSLAKLRVYKEAWNLLEKNPSIKKVIPPSTAEKMVTYPFVYPIPIPDGANVIQKQAIGKFEEDSLLSPNSGITLSMQSISGFLNPNLLRIPKKDENESDKNSQNSQDDDGESDKESPQVLIEKKLISTLESLIKNKSETSERFATKFANIRPTLLIKELKFFVNEPGDFKDVELGEIEPLYSSYNITPKHAPLSSLEELHLLQGWDDELIELIKPRLSVNEVTFIQLNNITAGDLKVIFPSITDDQVKEFFKYRDGDPEKEIEPSPFKNIEEFKQALVEKLGIVDSSTFDKRIKELNDAGLKLGVAGKLFKVTSTGKSNETTYTIEAIIDLPVKPKPISKDNKNSSSKTQTNKTDLVNQDNDQDQSQTNNNSNKSGEEKEEVFLMEPRVVDLRVI; from the coding sequence ATGAAAAATACTAGAAAAAACCAAGAGGGATTTACTCTCGTTATTGTTCTTATTAGCTTAGTAACACTCACTTTCCTTTCAATGGAAATTATGACTCTCAACGAGTGGAACTCTTATAAGGGCTACAACATCGTTGATAAAGCACAAGCTAAGCTTAATGCTGAATCAGGAATTAACGTCTCGCTAGCAAAGCTTCGTGTCTACAAAGAAGCCTGGAATCTTCTTGAAAAAAACCCTTCTATTAAGAAAGTCATCCCTCCTTCAACTGCAGAGAAGATGGTAACCTACCCTTTTGTCTACCCTATACCCATACCAGATGGTGCAAATGTCATTCAAAAACAGGCCATCGGAAAGTTTGAAGAAGATTCTCTATTAAGCCCGAATTCAGGAATCACCCTTTCGATGCAATCAATTAGTGGTTTTTTGAATCCCAATCTTCTTAGGATTCCAAAAAAAGACGAGAATGAATCGGACAAAAACTCACAAAATTCGCAAGATGATGATGGTGAAAGTGATAAAGAATCTCCTCAAGTTCTCATCGAAAAGAAGTTGATCTCAACACTGGAAAGTTTGATTAAAAACAAATCAGAGACAAGCGAGAGGTTTGCAACAAAATTTGCCAATATTCGACCTACTCTTCTCATTAAAGAACTTAAATTCTTTGTTAATGAACCCGGTGATTTTAAAGATGTTGAATTAGGAGAAATTGAGCCTTTATACAGCTCTTACAATATCACCCCAAAACATGCTCCACTATCGAGCTTGGAAGAACTCCACCTTCTTCAAGGCTGGGATGATGAGCTAATTGAACTGATTAAGCCTCGCCTTTCAGTCAATGAAGTTACTTTTATTCAATTGAACAATATCACTGCAGGAGATCTCAAGGTTATTTTCCCTTCGATTACTGATGATCAAGTGAAAGAATTTTTCAAATACCGTGATGGTGATCCAGAAAAAGAGATAGAACCAAGCCCATTTAAAAATATTGAGGAATTTAAGCAGGCCCTTGTTGAGAAACTTGGAATTGTTGATTCATCAACTTTTGACAAAAGAATCAAAGAACTGAATGACGCAGGTTTAAAATTAGGTGTTGCTGGAAAGCTTTTTAAAGTGACCTCTACCGGAAAATCTAATGAAACAACTTATACTATTGAGGCGATCATTGATTTACCAGTTAAACCTAAACCAATCAGTAAAGATAATAAGAATAGTTCATCAAAAACTCAAACGAACAAAACCGACCTAGTTAATCAGGATAATGATCAAGATCAAAGTCAAACAAATAACAACTCAAACAAATCCGGAGAAGAAAAAGAAGAGGTCTTTCTCATGGAACCACGAGTCGTCGATTTGCGTGTTATTTAA
- the gspG gene encoding type II secretion system major pseudopilin GspG, whose protein sequence is MDTAKQTAAQTAKHSQSGFSLIEILIALTLLGLAGTFVAGRIFDQLHEGRVKSAKIQMNSFSGLLKDFKRKCGFYPTSEQGLDALVAKPTSGRECRSYPANGFVEDGEVPLDPWDSPYNYTSDGRSYNIFSFGGDGLEGGEGEDADVYLKDKQSN, encoded by the coding sequence ATGGATACTGCTAAACAAACTGCAGCGCAGACAGCGAAACATTCACAATCAGGTTTCTCTCTTATCGAGATTCTGATTGCACTTACTCTACTAGGTCTTGCAGGTACTTTTGTAGCTGGACGTATTTTTGACCAACTTCATGAAGGTCGTGTGAAATCGGCTAAAATTCAAATGAACTCTTTTTCAGGTCTTTTAAAAGACTTCAAAAGAAAATGTGGTTTCTACCCAACGTCTGAGCAAGGTCTTGATGCTCTTGTTGCTAAACCAACTTCTGGACGTGAGTGTAGAAGCTATCCAGCAAATGGTTTCGTTGAAGATGGTGAAGTACCTCTCGATCCATGGGACTCTCCATACAACTACACTTCAGATGGAAGAAGCTACAATATCTTCTCATTTGGTGGTGATGGACTTGAAGGTGGAGAAGGCGAAGATGCCGATGTTTACCTAAAGGACAAGCAATCGAACTAA
- the pilM gene encoding pilus assembly protein PilM: MNIITVDAGNYSVKFLHGKLEQKKLNIFDNHEVVIESVRSQFPEDASLEEIQHTIIHQYIEQANFDGRLVFQFPSTSLTTRFLDLPVSNKKKADMMIPFQLDENLPYPVSKAHFAKSLIKRNGHYKSSVYVSELEYFDTYYESLKFHKIIPAILTTEHSIIQSYIDLKKLEGNFCILDIGHQTAKAYFFNAQDMVASHISFTAGAQIDEVISETYQISRDEAVNYKHENCFLLTSEQLEQVEEDQAEFAKLMRTTFSALVHDMNRWMLGYRLNYGQPVEKVFITGGSSNITNIENFLISELGTPVEVLPHKNLARQVGEDNAHSFGLSYMMSMSQQSKLNPVNFLTKEYASSTSAGINLHSSTFVVSRVLAFSLLLIILLIGEKQILLNHTERYLDRVILKELKDRNLELKRSVSSLYRKKPETVYKQIKNKESSMRQEINSIMAATKVDAISPLLSLSNAVSRNDLIDLINFTSDSFSSEAIFKSEEIRELEVLVKQLEKSDLKNLKLNLKKKTLLLEVKFDN; the protein is encoded by the coding sequence ATGAATATTATTACTGTTGATGCAGGAAATTACTCAGTTAAATTCTTGCACGGAAAATTAGAACAAAAGAAGCTTAACATTTTCGACAATCACGAGGTTGTTATTGAAAGTGTGCGCAGTCAATTTCCTGAAGATGCAAGTCTTGAAGAAATTCAACATACGATTATCCATCAATATATTGAACAAGCAAATTTTGATGGTCGTCTCGTTTTTCAATTTCCTTCGACGTCTCTAACGACACGTTTTCTCGATCTTCCAGTAAGTAATAAGAAAAAAGCTGATATGATGATTCCATTTCAACTCGATGAGAATCTTCCCTATCCAGTTTCAAAAGCACACTTTGCAAAATCACTTATTAAAAGAAATGGCCACTATAAATCTTCCGTCTACGTTTCAGAACTCGAGTATTTTGATACCTACTACGAAAGCTTAAAATTCCATAAAATTATCCCCGCCATTTTAACGACTGAACACTCTATAATTCAAAGCTATATTGACCTTAAGAAACTAGAAGGAAACTTTTGTATTCTTGATATTGGTCATCAAACAGCTAAGGCCTACTTTTTTAACGCACAAGATATGGTCGCCTCTCACATTAGTTTTACGGCCGGTGCCCAAATTGATGAAGTTATCAGTGAGACTTATCAAATTTCACGTGATGAAGCAGTTAACTATAAACATGAAAACTGTTTTCTTCTAACTTCTGAGCAACTTGAGCAAGTTGAAGAGGATCAAGCCGAATTTGCGAAATTAATGAGAACAACTTTCTCTGCACTTGTTCACGATATGAATCGTTGGATGCTTGGTTACCGCCTTAACTATGGTCAACCAGTAGAAAAAGTTTTCATCACAGGTGGATCTTCAAACATTACGAATATTGAGAATTTCCTTATCAGTGAACTCGGAACACCTGTAGAAGTTCTTCCACATAAGAACCTTGCAAGACAAGTTGGAGAAGACAACGCTCACAGTTTTGGACTCTCTTACATGATGTCTATGTCACAACAATCCAAGTTAAATCCAGTAAACTTTCTAACTAAAGAATACGCATCCTCAACAAGTGCAGGGATTAATCTACACTCTTCTACATTCGTTGTGAGTAGAGTTCTCGCCTTTTCACTACTGTTAATTATTCTTCTTATTGGTGAAAAGCAGATTCTTCTCAACCACACAGAACGATATCTCGATCGTGTTATTTTGAAAGAATTAAAAGATAGAAACTTAGAACTTAAGAGATCTGTTTCCTCTCTCTATAGAAAAAAACCTGAAACGGTTTATAAGCAGATCAAAAATAAAGAAAGCTCAATGAGACAAGAAATTAACTCGATCATGGCCGCAACAAAAGTTGATGCAATTTCACCATTGCTCAGTCTTTCTAATGCCGTAAGTAGAAATGATCTCATTGACCTTATAAACTTCACAAGTGATAGCTTTAGCTCTGAGGCAATCTTTAAATCAGAAGAAATCAGAGAATTAGAAGTTCTAGTCAAACAACTAGAAAAAAGTGACCTTAAAAATTTAAAACTCAATCTCAAAAAGAAGACTCTTCTTCTTGAAGTAAAGTTTGATAATTAG
- the gspF gene encoding type II secretion system inner membrane protein GspF: MAIYAFKGLDKKGTDIKGSITAENLGQAKQKAKAQGIMLLEIKEKKSSSKTPGTITFGSGVSVDDLSLMTRQLATLLKAKVQIVEALSALIDQTESEKLKLVLSEVRQKVNEGSSLAKSLGDYPKIFDHIYVNMVEAGESSGTLELVLLRLAEFTESQVKLKTKVKGALMYPVIMMTIAFLLFLIIFIFVIPKITKMFQKKKMELPLLTEVCIAISDFLINYWFIVIAMPFVFFYLFKRWTSRPKGKRTWDGIVLKIPQAGRIVSMINIARFTSTLATLLNSGVPILASLKIVSNLVGNVHMKETIDKSRVSVAEGSTLAGPLTQSGYFPPMVTHMISLGEKSGELEPMLKIVAENYQEQVDSKLSGLTSILEPIMIIVMGIGVAIVVFAVIMPMMELNSIK, from the coding sequence ATGGCGATATACGCTTTTAAAGGTCTCGATAAAAAAGGGACTGATATCAAAGGAAGCATTACAGCAGAAAATTTGGGGCAAGCTAAGCAAAAAGCGAAGGCCCAAGGGATTATGCTTCTTGAAATTAAAGAAAAGAAATCTTCTTCAAAAACTCCTGGAACCATAACGTTTGGCTCAGGTGTTTCAGTAGATGATCTCTCCTTAATGACTCGTCAGCTCGCCACTCTTTTGAAGGCCAAGGTTCAAATTGTCGAGGCCCTTAGTGCACTGATTGACCAAACAGAAAGTGAAAAATTAAAACTTGTCCTCTCAGAGGTTCGCCAAAAAGTTAATGAAGGTTCTTCCCTAGCAAAGTCACTTGGTGATTACCCTAAAATCTTTGATCATATCTACGTTAATATGGTTGAGGCCGGAGAGAGTTCGGGAACTCTTGAGCTTGTTCTTTTAAGACTTGCAGAATTTACAGAGTCACAAGTAAAACTCAAAACAAAAGTAAAAGGTGCCCTCATGTATCCAGTGATCATGATGACTATCGCCTTTTTACTTTTTTTAATCATCTTTATTTTTGTTATTCCAAAAATTACTAAAATGTTTCAAAAAAAGAAAATGGAACTCCCACTACTAACTGAGGTTTGTATTGCGATTTCTGATTTTCTTATCAATTACTGGTTCATCGTTATTGCGATGCCTTTTGTCTTTTTCTATCTCTTTAAGAGATGGACAAGTAGACCAAAGGGAAAGAGAACTTGGGATGGAATCGTTTTAAAAATTCCTCAGGCGGGAAGAATTGTTTCCATGATCAATATCGCACGTTTTACCTCAACTTTAGCAACACTCCTCAATTCGGGTGTTCCGATATTAGCATCACTTAAAATTGTTTCAAATCTTGTTGGTAACGTTCACATGAAAGAAACCATTGATAAGTCCCGCGTTAGCGTTGCCGAAGGTTCAACTCTTGCTGGTCCTTTAACGCAATCGGGTTACTTCCCTCCTATGGTGACACATATGATTTCTCTTGGAGAAAAATCTGGTGAACTTGAGCCTATGCTTAAAATCGTTGCTGAAAATTATCAAGAGCAGGTAGATTCTAAGCTTAGTGGACTCACGTCAATTCTTGAACCTATAATGATTATAGTTATGGGTATAGGGGTTGCCATTGTCGTCTTTGCCGTTATCATGCCAATGATGGAACTAAACTCAATTAAATAA